One window of the Corallococcus exiguus genome contains the following:
- a CDS encoding LuxR C-terminal-related transcriptional regulator yields MVRLPNLTAAEYSLRDEALLALHDPLSLPEALKALRPHLLQLAQADAMALCLMEDGRSPGNEWHVPGHRLPILERYDEVIKHDFFREPIIKRPNWVVRDSQLMSRKEFEGSFIRQRSIELGPPMEHIMAVLLTIRPGVVAALALYRHLPRPFSAQNADALASITRHLTQAIRKCGVTQGLATYANILEELYRRPNGAILVVEPPHREVLRSPNAAVLLEQWFAPSDLHSSGIPIPLKEQLEALVRMTPDARLGKDTWVRMHGNCSRVVRFIELRAPEGPRKWALMMNELPNSIPLPEQMKCELTPTEVTVAMGMLSNWNDQRIAEELGISRNTVKSHVKSIFATLRVDGRLDLLYQAARLNMPV; encoded by the coding sequence ATGGTCCGTCTACCGAATCTCACTGCCGCCGAGTACTCGCTCAGGGACGAGGCACTCCTCGCCCTCCATGACCCGCTGAGCCTTCCTGAAGCCCTCAAGGCACTCCGCCCCCACCTCCTCCAACTCGCGCAGGCAGACGCCATGGCGCTGTGCCTCATGGAGGATGGGCGTTCGCCAGGGAACGAATGGCACGTTCCGGGCCATCGCCTTCCCATCCTCGAGCGGTACGACGAGGTGATCAAACATGACTTCTTCCGGGAGCCCATCATCAAACGGCCCAACTGGGTCGTCCGCGATTCGCAGCTCATGTCCCGCAAGGAGTTCGAGGGGAGCTTCATCCGCCAACGCAGCATCGAGCTGGGGCCGCCCATGGAGCACATCATGGCCGTCCTCCTCACCATCCGCCCCGGCGTCGTCGCCGCCCTCGCGCTCTATAGACACCTGCCACGGCCGTTCTCCGCCCAGAATGCCGACGCTCTCGCGAGCATCACCCGGCACCTGACCCAAGCCATCCGCAAATGCGGTGTCACCCAGGGCCTCGCCACCTACGCCAACATCCTCGAGGAGCTCTACCGCCGCCCCAATGGCGCCATCCTCGTCGTGGAGCCACCCCACCGCGAGGTGCTGCGCTCCCCGAACGCCGCCGTCCTTTTGGAGCAATGGTTCGCCCCTTCCGACCTCCACTCGTCTGGCATTCCCATCCCCCTCAAGGAGCAGCTGGAGGCCCTGGTGCGCATGACGCCAGATGCCCGGCTCGGCAAGGACACCTGGGTCCGCATGCACGGGAATTGCTCCCGCGTGGTCCGGTTCATCGAACTGCGTGCCCCCGAGGGTCCCCGGAAATGGGCCCTCATGATGAACGAGCTCCCCAACTCCATCCCGCTCCCCGAGCAGATGAAGTGCGAGCTCACCCCCACCGAGGTCACTGTCGCCATGGGCATGCTCAGCAACTGGAACGACCAGCGAATCGCCGAGGAGCTGGGGATCTCCCGCAACACGGTGAAGAGCCACGTGAAAAGCATCTTCGCCACGCTGCGCGTCGACGGCCGCTTGGACCTTCTCTACCAGGCGGCTCGCCTCAACATGCCTGTCTGA
- a CDS encoding diacylglycerol/lipid kinase family protein, with product MLVQPLRSTDFRRSPAALPSVEPKVAVLLNANARKVDARVVKLLSHVVPEEDLFLSRSPLDARRIAQTVLERGYPTVFTGGGDGTFMGFVNEVLQQVGPRGKFAGQTAPRFGILKLGTGNGIAAFVNASSTRGDGILNDVVRARAAEIPSVRTMDLVQVDGQRAPFAGLGVDGKVLNDYIAVKESLGKGLFKRVMSGGGGYFSAVAFKTVPHYLTSSVLVECEVVNGPSEAYRLGAEGQTVGGPLAPGALLFRGKLMMAAAGTMPFYGYGFRMFPHANDRRGFLQLRLGQVSPTQVLANLPRLWNGRWAPEGLHDFHAREVTIRFARPMPFQVGGDAAGYREQVTLSVAPESIELLDFNGVQ from the coding sequence ATGCTGGTTCAGCCCCTGCGTTCCACGGACTTCCGCCGCTCCCCCGCGGCGCTTCCGTCCGTCGAACCGAAGGTCGCGGTGCTGCTGAACGCCAACGCCCGCAAGGTGGACGCCCGGGTGGTCAAGCTGCTGTCGCACGTGGTGCCGGAGGAGGACCTGTTCCTGTCGCGCTCGCCGCTGGACGCGCGGCGCATCGCGCAGACGGTACTGGAGCGGGGCTACCCCACGGTCTTCACCGGCGGCGGCGACGGCACCTTCATGGGCTTCGTCAACGAGGTGCTGCAGCAGGTGGGCCCGCGCGGGAAGTTCGCCGGCCAGACCGCGCCGCGCTTCGGCATCCTCAAGCTGGGCACGGGCAACGGCATCGCGGCGTTCGTCAACGCGTCCAGCACCCGGGGCGACGGCATCCTCAACGACGTGGTGCGCGCCCGCGCGGCGGAAATCCCCAGCGTGCGCACCATGGACCTGGTCCAGGTGGACGGCCAGCGCGCGCCCTTCGCGGGACTGGGCGTGGATGGCAAGGTGCTCAACGACTACATCGCCGTGAAGGAGTCGCTGGGCAAGGGCCTGTTCAAGCGGGTCATGTCCGGCGGTGGCGGCTACTTCTCCGCGGTGGCCTTCAAGACGGTGCCGCACTACCTCACCAGCTCCGTGCTGGTGGAGTGCGAAGTCGTCAACGGCCCGTCGGAAGCCTACCGCCTGGGCGCGGAGGGCCAGACGGTGGGCGGGCCGCTGGCGCCGGGCGCGCTGCTCTTCCGGGGCAAGCTGATGATGGCCGCCGCGGGCACCATGCCCTTCTACGGCTACGGCTTCCGCATGTTCCCCCACGCGAATGACCGCCGGGGCTTCCTACAGCTGCGCCTGGGACAGGTGTCGCCCACGCAGGTGCTGGCCAACCTCCCCCGCCTCTGGAACGGCCGCTGGGCTCCGGAAGGCCTGCACGACTTCCACGCCCGCGAGGTCACCATCCGCTTCGCGCGCCCCATGCCCTTCCAGGTCGGCGGCGACGCGGCCGGCTACCGCGAGCAGGTCACGCTGTCCGTGGCGCCCGAGTCCATCGAGCTGCTCGACTTCAACGGCGTGCAGTAG
- a CDS encoding SAM-dependent methyltransferase produces MSPAEQFPLYHPPGAQRAFGSDDATRRFAKVAQLEQGSRVLVLGCGPEGGAAVLLAQELKCSVVAVDTDETLVSPVRERVRSQGLTDRIEVRRVAPDALGMLDGPFHGILVPGRVQYPLDVSLRVFRPLLGKRGRVGFTFPARVGRFTPKPVLDFWEKRLGAPLLLPRELLQALETSGFEPESVESLHDTELDALYKDMEANLPEGASPESATFREELALHREHNQRPGVSYAFAVGRRKEPGEKPPASRDRG; encoded by the coding sequence ATGAGTCCCGCTGAGCAATTCCCGCTGTACCACCCGCCGGGGGCGCAGCGCGCGTTCGGATCCGACGACGCCACGCGCCGCTTCGCCAAGGTGGCCCAGTTGGAGCAGGGCTCCCGAGTGCTGGTGCTCGGCTGTGGTCCGGAGGGCGGCGCCGCCGTGCTGCTGGCCCAGGAGCTCAAGTGCTCCGTGGTGGCCGTGGACACGGATGAGACCCTGGTGTCCCCCGTCCGCGAGCGCGTGCGCAGCCAGGGCCTGACGGATCGCATCGAAGTGCGCCGCGTGGCGCCGGACGCGCTGGGCATGCTGGACGGCCCCTTCCACGGCATCCTCGTGCCGGGGCGCGTGCAGTACCCGCTGGACGTGTCGCTGCGCGTGTTCCGCCCGCTGCTGGGCAAGCGCGGCCGCGTGGGCTTCACCTTCCCGGCGCGCGTGGGCCGCTTCACGCCCAAGCCCGTGCTGGACTTCTGGGAGAAGCGCCTGGGCGCGCCGCTGCTGCTTCCGCGCGAACTGCTCCAGGCGCTGGAGACCTCCGGCTTCGAGCCGGAGTCCGTGGAGTCGCTGCACGACACGGAGCTGGACGCGCTCTACAAGGACATGGAAGCGAACCTGCCGGAAGGCGCCTCGCCGGAGAGCGCCACCTTCCGCGAGGAGCTGGCCCTGCACCGCGAGCACAACCAGCGGCCGGGCGTCAGCTACGCGTTCGCGGTGGGCCGTCGCAAGGAACCGGGTGAGAAGCCCCCGGCGTCGCGCGACCGCGGCTGA
- the greB gene encoding transcription elongation factor GreB → MSQEAPEPPDDAAEDEEAGEQAPFRRYLTRAGAERMHRELLQLLNEARPKVTAEVSAAAAQGDRSENAEYIYGKKRLREIDRRIRFLSKRLDTATIVTPSEQADRSKVYFGATVTLEDEGGIRSTYQIVGSDEIDAAGGRISVESPMGRALLRKAPGDTVEVRRPRGEIELTLVDIRYD, encoded by the coding sequence ATGTCCCAGGAAGCTCCCGAACCGCCCGACGACGCCGCCGAGGACGAAGAGGCAGGGGAGCAGGCCCCGTTCCGCCGCTACCTCACCCGCGCGGGCGCCGAGCGCATGCACCGCGAGCTGCTCCAACTGCTCAACGAGGCCCGCCCCAAGGTCACCGCCGAGGTCTCCGCCGCCGCCGCCCAGGGCGACCGTTCAGAAAACGCCGAATACATCTACGGCAAGAAGCGCCTGCGGGAGATCGACCGGCGCATCCGCTTCCTCTCGAAGCGCCTGGACACCGCCACCATCGTCACCCCCTCGGAACAGGCGGACCGCTCGAAAGTCTACTTTGGCGCCACCGTCACCCTGGAGGACGAGGGCGGAATCCGCAGCACGTACCAGATTGTCGGTTCGGACGAGATCGACGCCGCCGGAGGCCGCATCAGCGTCGAGTCACCCATGGGACGCGCGCTCCTGCGCAAGGCCCCAGGCGACACCGTGGAGGTGCGGCGCCCGCGGGGGGAGATTGAACTCACCCTGGTGGACATCCGCTACGACTAG
- the dnaK gene encoding molecular chaperone DnaK has protein sequence MGKIIGIDLGTTNSVVAIMEGREPKVIVNEEGAPTTPSVVAFTKDGERLVGQVAKRQAITNPEQTVYSVKRFMGRRFEETTEEAKLVPYKVGRGPNGDARVDIAGKQYSAPEISAQVLLKLKRAAENYLGEKVTEAVITVPAYFNDAQRQATKDAGEIAGLTVKRIVNEPTAAALAYGMDKKKDEKIAVYDFGGGTFDVSILEVGENVVDVLATNGDTHLGGDNIDLEIMNWLISEFKKDTGLDVSKDKMVIQRLKEAAEKAKIELSSATQTEINLPFLTADASGPKHLNVKLTRAKFEQMIGPLVERSLEPCRKCLKDAGLDPKELNEIVLVGGSTRIPMVQEAVKKLFGKEPNRSVNPDEVVALGAAVQAGVLGGEVKDILLLDVTPLSLGVETLGGVMTKLIERNTTIPTRKSETFSTAADGQTQVEIHVLQGEREMAGDNRSLGRFHLTGMPPAPRGVPQIEVTFDIDANGILNVNAKDKATGKEQKVTISHSSGLSKDEVSKMVDDARSNESADKARRELVEVKNQAESQSYAAEKMIKENKDKLTPEVAKAVEDGVAELNSVREGQDKDAIKAALEKLQQASYKAAEEMYRATGGAPGATPPPGAEPSAAPGSSAQPSAKDDVVDAEFRQS, from the coding sequence GTGGGCAAGATTATCGGAATCGACCTGGGCACCACGAACAGCGTGGTGGCGATCATGGAGGGTCGCGAGCCCAAGGTCATCGTCAACGAAGAGGGAGCCCCCACCACGCCTTCGGTGGTCGCGTTCACGAAGGACGGGGAGCGCCTGGTCGGTCAGGTGGCGAAGCGCCAGGCCATCACCAACCCGGAGCAGACCGTCTACTCGGTGAAGCGCTTCATGGGCCGCCGTTTCGAGGAGACGACCGAGGAAGCGAAGCTCGTCCCCTACAAGGTGGGCCGTGGCCCCAACGGCGACGCGCGCGTGGACATCGCCGGCAAGCAGTACAGCGCGCCGGAGATCAGCGCGCAGGTGCTGCTGAAGCTCAAGCGCGCCGCGGAGAACTACCTGGGTGAGAAGGTGACGGAGGCGGTCATCACCGTCCCGGCGTACTTCAACGACGCCCAGCGCCAGGCCACCAAGGATGCCGGTGAGATCGCCGGTCTGACGGTGAAGCGCATCGTGAACGAGCCGACCGCGGCGGCGCTCGCGTACGGCATGGACAAGAAGAAGGATGAGAAGATCGCCGTCTACGACTTCGGCGGCGGCACCTTCGACGTGTCCATCCTGGAGGTGGGCGAGAACGTGGTGGACGTGCTCGCGACCAACGGCGACACGCACCTGGGCGGTGACAACATCGACCTGGAGATCATGAACTGGCTGATCAGCGAGTTCAAGAAGGACACCGGGCTCGACGTCAGCAAGGACAAGATGGTCATCCAGCGCCTGAAGGAGGCGGCGGAGAAGGCCAAGATTGAGCTGTCCAGCGCGACGCAGACGGAGATCAACCTGCCGTTCCTCACGGCGGACGCGTCGGGTCCGAAGCACCTGAACGTGAAGCTCACGCGCGCCAAGTTCGAGCAGATGATTGGCCCGCTGGTGGAGCGTTCGCTGGAGCCGTGTCGCAAGTGCCTGAAGGACGCGGGGCTGGACCCCAAGGAGCTCAACGAGATCGTCCTGGTGGGTGGCTCCACGCGCATCCCCATGGTGCAGGAGGCGGTGAAGAAGCTGTTCGGCAAGGAGCCGAACCGCTCCGTGAACCCCGACGAGGTCGTGGCGCTGGGCGCCGCGGTGCAGGCGGGCGTGCTCGGCGGCGAGGTGAAGGACATCCTCCTGCTGGACGTGACGCCGCTGTCCCTGGGCGTGGAGACGCTGGGCGGCGTGATGACGAAGCTCATCGAGCGCAACACCACCATCCCCACGCGCAAGTCGGAGACCTTCTCCACGGCGGCGGATGGCCAGACGCAGGTGGAGATCCACGTGCTGCAGGGTGAGCGCGAGATGGCGGGCGACAACCGCAGCCTCGGCCGCTTCCACCTGACCGGCATGCCCCCGGCGCCGCGCGGCGTGCCGCAGATTGAAGTGACGTTCGACATCGACGCGAACGGCATCCTCAACGTCAACGCGAAGGACAAGGCGACCGGCAAGGAGCAGAAGGTCACCATCAGCCACTCGTCCGGCCTGTCGAAGGACGAAGTGAGCAAGATGGTCGACGACGCGCGCAGCAACGAGTCCGCGGACAAGGCGCGCCGCGAGCTGGTCGAGGTGAAGAACCAGGCGGAGAGCCAGTCCTACGCCGCGGAGAAGATGATCAAGGAGAACAAGGACAAGCTCACCCCCGAGGTGGCGAAGGCCGTCGAGGACGGTGTCGCGGAGCTGAACTCCGTCCGCGAGGGGCAGGACAAGGACGCCATCAAGGCGGCCCTCGAGAAGCTCCAGCAGGCCAGCTACAAGGCAGCGGAGGAGATGTACCGGGCCACCGGCGGCGCGCCGGGCGCCACGCCTCCTCCGGGCGCCGAGCCCTCCGCGGCTCCGGGCTCCAGCGCCCAGCCGTCCGCGAAGGACGACGTGGTGGACGCCGAGTTCCGCCAGTCTTGA
- a CDS encoding thiol-disulfide oxidoreductase DCC family protein → MTTLQTTPPGHDVVLYDSHCRVCSGAAREMRKVVGGQGTRLLSFRDEGVLDAFPGVSFERCEKAMQLIQADGRVLEGAEAIVRALGRRPLGRLLYVYYVPGLRQLADAVYGVVARYRFRIAGRNCPDGACAVHFK, encoded by the coding sequence ATGACGACGCTCCAGACGACACCGCCGGGACATGACGTGGTGCTCTACGACAGCCACTGCCGCGTCTGCAGCGGCGCCGCGCGGGAGATGCGCAAGGTGGTGGGCGGGCAGGGTACGCGGCTGCTCTCGTTCCGCGACGAGGGCGTCCTGGACGCTTTCCCAGGGGTGAGCTTCGAGCGCTGCGAGAAGGCCATGCAGCTCATCCAGGCGGACGGCCGCGTCCTTGAGGGAGCGGAGGCCATCGTCCGCGCGCTGGGCCGGCGGCCGTTGGGGCGGCTGCTCTACGTGTACTACGTCCCCGGACTGCGGCAGCTGGCGGACGCGGTGTATGGGGTGGTGGCCCGCTACCGCTTCCGCATCGCGGGTCGCAACTGCCCCGACGGGGCCTGCGCGGTGCACTTCAAATAG
- a CDS encoding PhoH family protein translates to MRKNFILDTNVLLHDPRSIYGFKDNNVIIPIYVIEEIDQFKRDLSELGRNARLVARYLDSFRAEGSLKEGVPLPHGGMLRVAFTDRSLPSSMADSNLVDNRILAVALDMMETEPETQAVFITKDTNLRIRADALGLSAQDFDTERVEITDLYTGFTELLVPTEMVDQLYKPGGEVEVPAQDRLFPNQLVLLKDELNPSHTAMARFSGAKARLVPLARNSKEGTWGIRPRNMEQAFCLDLLLNDEIKLVTIVGKAGTGKTLLAIAAGLQKVTEEGLYHKLLVSRPIFPLGRDIGYLPGSVEEKLNPWMQPIFDNVEFLMNLSRADKKAGRGHHELIDLGLMEIEPLTYIRGRSIPNQFIIVDEAQNLTPHEVKTILTRVGDNTKIILTGDPFQIDNPYVDSTNNGLVHVVNRFKNEKIAGHITMAKGERSMLAELAANLL, encoded by the coding sequence ATGCGAAAGAACTTCATCCTCGACACGAACGTCCTCCTCCATGACCCCCGCAGCATCTACGGGTTCAAGGACAACAACGTCATCATCCCCATCTACGTCATCGAGGAGATCGATCAGTTCAAGCGCGATCTCTCCGAACTGGGGCGCAACGCGCGACTGGTGGCGCGCTACCTGGATTCCTTCCGCGCCGAGGGCTCCTTGAAGGAGGGTGTCCCGCTGCCGCACGGCGGGATGCTCCGCGTGGCCTTCACCGACCGTTCGCTGCCGTCCTCCATGGCGGACAGCAACCTGGTGGACAACCGCATCCTCGCGGTGGCCCTGGACATGATGGAGACCGAGCCGGAGACCCAGGCCGTCTTCATCACCAAGGACACCAACCTGCGGATCCGCGCCGACGCCCTGGGCCTCTCCGCCCAGGACTTCGACACCGAGCGCGTCGAAATCACCGACCTCTACACCGGCTTCACGGAGCTGCTCGTCCCCACGGAGATGGTGGATCAGCTCTACAAGCCCGGCGGTGAAGTGGAGGTGCCGGCCCAGGACCGGCTCTTCCCCAACCAGCTGGTGCTGCTCAAGGACGAGCTCAACCCGTCCCACACCGCCATGGCCCGCTTCAGTGGCGCCAAGGCGCGGCTGGTGCCGCTCGCGCGCAACAGCAAGGAAGGCACCTGGGGCATCCGGCCGCGCAACATGGAGCAGGCCTTCTGCCTGGACCTGCTGCTCAATGACGAGATCAAACTCGTCACGATCGTGGGCAAGGCAGGCACGGGCAAGACGCTGCTCGCCATCGCCGCGGGCCTGCAGAAGGTGACGGAGGAGGGGCTGTACCACAAGCTGTTGGTCAGCCGTCCCATCTTCCCCCTGGGCCGGGACATCGGCTACCTGCCGGGCAGCGTCGAGGAGAAGCTCAACCCCTGGATGCAGCCCATCTTCGACAACGTCGAGTTCCTCATGAACCTGAGCCGCGCGGACAAGAAGGCCGGGCGCGGCCACCATGAGCTCATCGACCTGGGGCTGATGGAGATCGAACCGCTCACGTACATCCGCGGGCGCAGCATCCCCAACCAGTTCATCATCGTGGACGAGGCGCAGAACCTCACCCCGCACGAGGTGAAGACCATCCTCACGCGCGTGGGCGACAACACGAAGATCATCCTCACCGGCGACCCGTTCCAGATCGACAACCCGTACGTGGACTCCACGAACAACGGGCTCGTGCACGTGGTCAACCGCTTCAAGAACGAGAAGATCGCCGGCCACATCACCATGGCCAAGGGCGAGCGCAGCATGCTGGCCGAGTTGGCGGCCAACCTGCTGTGA
- a CDS encoding HP0495 family protein has product MTQDGTDKPDAPGEEKKPLVEYPSVYEYKVMGKATVEETPGFEEHVRSLFRRKLGSEVSPDSIHVQHSRKGKFVSLSVSVLLLSEEQRRGIYAVLHQDPRIVYYL; this is encoded by the coding sequence ATGACCCAGGACGGCACCGACAAGCCCGACGCCCCCGGCGAGGAGAAGAAGCCCCTCGTCGAGTACCCCTCCGTCTACGAGTACAAGGTGATGGGCAAGGCGACGGTCGAGGAGACGCCCGGCTTCGAGGAGCACGTGCGCTCGCTCTTCCGGCGGAAGCTGGGCTCGGAGGTCTCCCCGGACTCCATCCACGTGCAGCACAGCCGCAAGGGGAAGTTCGTGTCCCTGAGCGTGTCCGTGCTGCTGTTGTCCGAGGAGCAGCGCCGGGGCATCTACGCGGTGCTGCACCAGGATCCCCGCATCGTCTACTACCTGTGA
- a CDS encoding deacetylase, whose product MPRTPELTTHARRIYSRLNSADLAASAGESLSLEDLGLESGGDRVGLAFGTYSREGLEHALRAYGFAQRLEERVGPVELRLSCQDPFQPRITLLSRRYHAAVVDLSLRQAMGAEVGFTRSAAEAPLLYVDSLLLQHPGRPFDWNRPPLPGQLHPGLSLSRDLLELLHLMARRIGAEGVALMPATFSAACVYERRFTFADGVAQGHFSALRRAGRGWPRWMLAWAVELGCMRDAQGQPTLFTPTPMISPLSRRVARRLDTGGWHKAWRLHAKQALSLDEEALQARFPWARMPPGPPPERVVEVLGYDPLAPASLFQDASEPAPAPVRSAATS is encoded by the coding sequence ATGCCCCGGACGCCAGAGCTCACCACCCATGCTCGCCGCATCTATTCGCGCCTGAACAGCGCGGACCTGGCCGCGTCCGCGGGGGAGTCCCTGTCCCTGGAGGACCTGGGCCTGGAGTCCGGCGGCGACCGCGTGGGCCTGGCGTTCGGCACCTACAGCCGCGAGGGCCTGGAGCACGCCCTCCGGGCCTATGGCTTCGCGCAGCGCCTGGAAGAGCGGGTAGGGCCCGTCGAGCTGCGCCTGTCCTGCCAGGACCCGTTCCAGCCGCGCATCACGCTCCTGAGCCGCCGCTATCACGCTGCCGTCGTGGACCTGTCCCTGCGTCAGGCCATGGGCGCGGAGGTCGGCTTCACCCGCTCGGCCGCGGAGGCGCCGCTGCTCTACGTGGACAGCCTCCTTCTGCAGCACCCGGGGCGCCCCTTCGACTGGAACCGTCCGCCGCTGCCGGGACAGCTCCATCCTGGACTCTCGCTGTCGCGCGACCTGCTGGAGCTCCTGCACCTCATGGCCCGCCGCATCGGCGCGGAAGGCGTGGCGCTGATGCCCGCGACCTTCTCCGCCGCGTGCGTCTACGAGCGGCGCTTCACCTTCGCGGACGGCGTCGCGCAGGGGCACTTCAGCGCCCTTCGCCGCGCGGGCCGCGGCTGGCCCCGCTGGATGCTGGCGTGGGCGGTGGAGTTGGGCTGCATGCGGGACGCGCAGGGACAGCCGACCCTCTTCACGCCCACGCCGATGATCAGCCCCCTGTCGCGGCGGGTGGCCCGGCGGCTCGACACGGGCGGTTGGCACAAGGCCTGGCGCCTCCACGCGAAGCAGGCGCTGTCGCTGGACGAAGAGGCGTTGCAGGCGCGCTTCCCCTGGGCCCGCATGCCTCCCGGCCCTCCGCCCGAAAGGGTGGTGGAGGTGCTCGGGTATGATCCGCTGGCGCCCGCGTCGCTCTTCCAGGACGCCAGCGAGCCCGCGCCGGCCCCGGTGCGCTCGGCCGCGACGTCCTGA